CGTGCTGGTGCCTTGCCATGTGCGACTCTGCTCTGTGCTGCGCCTTCGCGCCTGTCGGATGGGGGTGCCTCTCGTGGGcgcacggtggtggtgagcggcGGCCCGGAGGTGGACGCAGGCACCCGCACACGACCACCCGGTGCTGGCAGGCGCACGTCGCCGGGCAGGAAGAGAAGCCGTCAGGGCACGCCCGCacgcgcagccgcaggacGGCGACGCATTTATTTTTGTTGATTCTCCTTGCTTGACTCCTTTGATTTCACTGCCCTGTGCTCGGTATATCTCTGGGCTCTTCTTTGCTatctctcccctccccctgtcttttgcctgtgtgtgagtgagggcgtgtgtgcggcggcggaggacgaGCGTGgcgtgcggtgccgctctcccgcacctcgctcccccctctcttcttatCGGATATACTTTTCTGATTCGTTTGTGCTCTCTGTGTTTTGCGTTGGTTtacctcccctctcccctctcctttcgctCATCGGCCGATAAATCAGAATCTGCGTTCCCCCTCTCGCGCCTCTCGTGTGTGCCCCTCCTGCTAGCGCCCCGCTCCTCCGTTTCCcccctgcgtgcgtgcgcgcgtgctggtgctcgtTGGGGAAGTGGGCGACGGGCTCCGCCTTGCAGCGATGGAGGGGTGGGTGCTTGTGGGGTGGCGTGGCTTGCCGGGCAGGTGGCACGCcgcgccctccccccctccccgcccgGTCTGCTCTCTTGCGCCACTttgctgccggtgcggcgTGTCGCGCACCCGCCGgcgccctctcctctacgGCTGCGTGGGTTCCTGCAGGTGGCCCCGCTACGCCCCCGGCGCACGCCTCACACCCTCGCTTGCCCGGCGCCTCActgctctccttcacctctgtttgtctctctttctgttcttctcccccctcccccttcgcaACACGAGCACCGACACCAacaacgcgcgcgcacacgcagcagcactccaACTGTTTCTTCCTGAAGACTCAACTCTCTTTCGCTCACTCAttccccccgcctccctcctcgtctgCACAGCTTCGCAGTCTCGCCCCCCGCGTCACGCTTTCTGCCGCCCACCAGCTCTGCTGTCACAGTCCGTTGTGTGCTTGCGAAGATGGAGTGGAATATACCGATTCTTCTGTACGCTATTGTACAGGTTATCGCCTTCGTGTTGGTGCTGTTCGGTACGCCGATCGACATGTATCGTTTTAGACCGCGGTATATCAGGCCCAACGCCACTGTAACTACCCTATGGGGAGTGAAGAAGGGTGCATTCAACGGCACCAACCTCATGACATCCGACTAtttgtggaggaggtgcacggGCCGGCGCGACCGTTTCCGTCTTGCTCAGGCGTTCGCTGTGATCTCCATCTTCGTGtacggcgcggcggccgccttgGGCTTCATCATGCTGTACTGTTGCTCCTTCTTCCGGATGGTCTGCCTGGCGCTCAACATTGTTGGTGCTGTCACGTTGTGCATTGTCTGGGCGGCTGTAGCGGTGACATACCACATGTATGAAGGCCCTGACTGTTGGCAAGAGAGCGTTTTCTCCACCTACGGTGCCGGATTTGTTCTCTTACTGCTAGCCTGGCTCCTCGATCTCTTCAACATCGTCGTTCTGCTTCTTCCCATTTCCATTGCAGCAGGAGGTGTGGGTGGCAGCTCGAATAAAGACTCCAATGAACAGGATGAATCTTCGAATGGTCACTCGAGAGAGAGTTC
The DNA window shown above is from Leishmania braziliensis MHOM/BR/75/M2904 WGS CADA00000000 data, contig 98, whole genome shotgun sequence and carries:
- a CDS encoding amastin-like protein, with amino-acid sequence MEWNIPILLYAIVQVIAFVLVLFGTPIDMYRFRPRYIRPNATVTTLWGVKKGAFNGTNLMTSDYLWRRCTGRRDRFRLAQAFAVISIFVYGAAAALGFIMLYCCSFFRMVCLALNIVGAVTLCIVWAAVAVTYHMYEGPDCWQESVFSTYGAGFVLLLLAWLLDLFNIVVLLLPISIAAGGVGGSSNKDSNEQDESSNGHSRESSMEGSRQNYLSEGV